A genomic stretch from Caloenas nicobarica isolate bCalNic1 chromosome 3, bCalNic1.hap1, whole genome shotgun sequence includes:
- the SF3B5 gene encoding splicing factor 3B subunit 5 → MTDRYTIHSQLEHLQSKYIGTGHADTTKWEWLVNQHRDSYCSYMGHFDLLNYFAIAENESKARVRFNLMEKMLQPCGPPADKPDES, encoded by the coding sequence atgACGGACCGGTACACCATCCACAGCCAGCTGGAGCACCTGCAGTCCAAGTACATCGGGACGGGCCACGCCGACACCACCAAGTGGGAGTGGCTGGTGAACCAGCACCGGGACTCGTACTGCTCCTACATGGGCCACTTCGACCTGCTCAACTACTTCGCCATCGCCGAGAACGAGAGCAAGGCCCGCGTCCGCTTCAACCTCATGGAGAAGATGCTGCAGCCCTGCGGGCCGCCCGCCGACAAGCCCGACGAGTCTtag